From a single Arachis hypogaea cultivar Tifrunner chromosome 3, arahy.Tifrunner.gnm2.J5K5, whole genome shotgun sequence genomic region:
- the LOC112789230 gene encoding uncharacterized protein isoform X1 — MERRVNNGSSAKNGQVLDGSNIMELVGNEAVFSNFVDHKFQELDRDRDGKLSVKELQPAVADIGAALGLPAQGSNPDSDHIYYEVLNEFTHGKQEKVSKSEFKEVLSDILLGMAAGLKRDPIVILRIDGEDLLEFLNGPSYEAEMASIFSQIGSPQKSLRHHIVEAFSKLTVDQGIPPASDSWVFSNIVEPVLLSQGGPDWDKPLASENQETFLEGFKKVALCVAERLKEQPVIVAHSENTFDGSGVKRLLSNKFEFDKTLNSVVENLPKDKNGKISKEYLRLALDGVSPSAGLPPFGAIEEMDKVIGEVFKMMNADDAKMVKEDEFKKLLTEILGSIMLQLEGNPISVSSNSVVHEPLGSSSSLLKPSTTETAA; from the exons ATGGAGAGAAGAGTGAATAACGGTTCATCAGCAAAGAATGGACAGGTTCTAGACGGTTCCAATATAATGGAGTTGGTTGGGAACGAGGCAGTGTTCAGCAACTTCGTGGACCATAAGTTTCAGGAGCTGGATAGAGACAgagatggcaagctttctgtgaaGGAACTTCAACCTGCTGTTGCTGATATTGGTGCTGCTCTTGGTCTCCCTGCTCAGGGTTCTAATCCTGATTCTGACCACATCTAttatgag GTGTTGAATGAGTTCACACATGGCAAGCAAGAAAAAGTGAGCAAGAGTGAGTTCAAGGAGGTTCTGTCAGACATTCTGTTGGGTATGGCTGCTGGTTTGAAGAGAGATCCAATTGTGATTCTACGCATTGATGGTGAAGATCTTCTTGAGTTTCTTAATGGCCCAAGTTATGAAGCTGAAATGGCATCCATATTCTCTCAGATTGGTTCCCCTCAAAAATCACTTCGTCACCATATAGTTGAAGCTTTTTCTAAACTCACTGTTGATCAAGGAATTCCTCCTGCTTCAGATTCTTGG GTGTTTAGCAACATTGTGGAACCTGTACTGTTATCTCAAGGTGGACCTGATTGGGATAAGCCTCTTGCTTCTGAAAATCAAGAGACATTTTTAGAGGGGTTTAAGAAAGTTGCATTATGTGTAGCTGAACGGCTTAAGGAGCAACCTGTCATTGTTGCTCATAGCGAAAACACCTTTGATGGATCTGGTGTTAAGAGACTACTATCTAACAAGTTTGAATTTGACAAG ACTTTGAATTCAGTTGTAGAGAATTTGCCTAAAGATAAGAATGGAAAAATTTCAAAGGAGTATCTGCGGCTAGCACTAGATGGAGTGTCTCCATCTGCTGGATTACCACCATTTGGTGCAATTGAAGAG ATGGATAAGGTTATCGGAGAAGTGTTCAAGATGATGAATGCAGATGATGCGAAGATGGTTAAAGAAGATGAATTCAAGAAACTGTTAACTGAAATACTAGGAAGTATTATGTTGCAGCTTGAGGGAAATCCCATATCAGTTTCTTCCAACTCTGTAGTGCATGAGCCTCttggttcttcttcttcacttctcAAGCCATCAACTACTGAAACAGCAGCATAA
- the LOC112789230 gene encoding uncharacterized protein isoform X2 has translation MLLEKVLNEFTHGKQEKVSKSEFKEVLSDILLGMAAGLKRDPIVILRIDGEDLLEFLNGPSYEAEMASIFSQIGSPQKSLRHHIVEAFSKLTVDQGIPPASDSWVFSNIVEPVLLSQGGPDWDKPLASENQETFLEGFKKVALCVAERLKEQPVIVAHSENTFDGSGVKRLLSNKFEFDKTLNSVVENLPKDKNGKISKEYLRLALDGVSPSAGLPPFGAIEEMDKVIGEVFKMMNADDAKMVKEDEFKKLLTEILGSIMLQLEGNPISVSSNSVVHEPLGSSSSLLKPSTTETAA, from the exons ATGCTTTTGGAAAAA GTGTTGAATGAGTTCACACATGGCAAGCAAGAAAAAGTGAGCAAGAGTGAGTTCAAGGAGGTTCTGTCAGACATTCTGTTGGGTATGGCTGCTGGTTTGAAGAGAGATCCAATTGTGATTCTACGCATTGATGGTGAAGATCTTCTTGAGTTTCTTAATGGCCCAAGTTATGAAGCTGAAATGGCATCCATATTCTCTCAGATTGGTTCCCCTCAAAAATCACTTCGTCACCATATAGTTGAAGCTTTTTCTAAACTCACTGTTGATCAAGGAATTCCTCCTGCTTCAGATTCTTGG GTGTTTAGCAACATTGTGGAACCTGTACTGTTATCTCAAGGTGGACCTGATTGGGATAAGCCTCTTGCTTCTGAAAATCAAGAGACATTTTTAGAGGGGTTTAAGAAAGTTGCATTATGTGTAGCTGAACGGCTTAAGGAGCAACCTGTCATTGTTGCTCATAGCGAAAACACCTTTGATGGATCTGGTGTTAAGAGACTACTATCTAACAAGTTTGAATTTGACAAG ACTTTGAATTCAGTTGTAGAGAATTTGCCTAAAGATAAGAATGGAAAAATTTCAAAGGAGTATCTGCGGCTAGCACTAGATGGAGTGTCTCCATCTGCTGGATTACCACCATTTGGTGCAATTGAAGAG ATGGATAAGGTTATCGGAGAAGTGTTCAAGATGATGAATGCAGATGATGCGAAGATGGTTAAAGAAGATGAATTCAAGAAACTGTTAACTGAAATACTAGGAAGTATTATGTTGCAGCTTGAGGGAAATCCCATATCAGTTTCTTCCAACTCTGTAGTGCATGAGCCTCttggttcttcttcttcacttctcAAGCCATCAACTACTGAAACAGCAGCATAA